From the genome of Lytechinus pictus isolate F3 Inbred chromosome 4, Lp3.0, whole genome shotgun sequence:
ACAAtttaatagcaataataatatgataggTCTCTGATTATCAGGGTTCATTTAGTAAGCCTTGAATAGCCCTCTGGTAAAAGAGGGTCCCTTGCAAAAGCAGCGATCCTTGCAAAAGCGGGGAAAACATTAATCTCCACAATGTAGATTGAATATACTCGGAATAATGCTGTGCCCTGACATTTGACTAAAATTAGCAGGCTTAACAAATTAGAAAAAGATATCTAAAGCAAATAAAAGTGTGCATAATAATTacatttgttattttcaaaCTAATGATCTGTTTCAAGCCGCACACACGACATATATTCCTGGAAGTTCTGCTATGGCAACGGAATCTATGACAACTGATAAGCCTACCACTGAGGTCTTAGGAGTGGAAGATACAACAACAGCTCCGACAACCTCCTTACCATATACAGAATGTAAGTCACATTTCAAGCCACAACAGCGAAACCGACCAATGGTCTGTCACGAAGGTTTTCTCGATTTTGGGTCGGTTTCGCCAAAAACTGTATCATGAAGATAAGATTCAACAAAGCACGTTTGTGCCTTCGAAGTTAAAGATTTGAATGTCTAAGAGGGATGATGGTTCCTAGgatttctttttggggggattTGGGGGGATTATTCACCAATTTACATCATAAGCTTGCATTCTAAAGCAAGTATCATGTTGACAACTTTTACTAGAAGCTACAGTGTCAGTATTCCAGGAATTCGGTCAAATATGGACAGTACTATGGTGGGCCTCTTCGAGACGAAGTTCGAGAAAAAATGGGGATATTGGTTTTTTGAAGGGATATCGTTAGGTTTTTATTCTCTGTGTCTCTTTAGACGATTACAATGCCGGGGAAATTCCTAGACACATCAGCGTTAAATCAATGATTATATTATTGTAATTCGCTTCTTCTTTAAGGTTCTCACACCAACACTCAGTGTCAGCAAGGCTGGGACATCTTTGGCCGCAAGTGCTACATGTACGTTTCGATGGATGAAAATTGGAAATGGCATTCCGATAATTGTAAGAATAATTACAGCGCAACCATGTTGGTGATCGAATCAAGCGAGGAAAATGATTTCATCCGTCATGCATACGGCGATAACAGGAGGGATATCTGGCTTGGGTGCTTCCAGCAAACGAATTTAACGTATTGGTTCTGTCCTAAAACTGGCGCGAAGTGGTTCGATACGCGGGATACCATGGATACAGGCTACTGGAGTAAGTCAAGTCTTCTTTTTCACCCCGATCGTATGAATCTTAAACATGATGTTCACACCACCGAAACCTACCAAAGACTGTGAAAAACTGTTACGTTATTTCCAGTGGCATAATTGGTTTCAATTGTGTGACCGTAGCCCCTATGGCGTTATTCTTGGCAATCTTGAAGTAGCGCTTCGTGTGACTTTTCAAATTATTGGCCAAGATGATCGGAAGGCAGAATCATATACAGACAAGGAAAACGGAAGGGAGGAAAGCGTAAAATTATTCTCACTTGTGATTGACTATCAAGGGATAAAGGGGTGTGACAAGGTTTAGTCGGCCTAAAATTCGTTATTATCGGAAATAGTTAGAATAAAGCAATCTAAAAGCCTCGAGGCCTGTGGGTTGCACGGATTGTAATCGATACCTTAACAGATGAACTCCATTGATCAGTTAACGTTTTTCGTTATTTCGAAGGGCATTTATTGCTCTGATTTGGGATCTGTTTCGCTGGTATCATTGTAACGTAACATGCTAATGCCATAGTCACACCAGCGAAACGGATTCCATACCGATCGAAACTTTATCCAtgatcaatttattttcaatgaccCCATCATCAGTCGGATTAGATTCGGATTCATTCATGTCATTGTAGAATAATCCCAAAGTTATAACATAACAGTGAAACAGATCCAAGGCCGAACAGTTAGACTGGAATCGGTTTGTTGGTGTGGCAGGGCAGAAAATACCCAGGAAATACAGGTCAGGATGTTTGAATAACAAGTCAAGCCAGTCTATATTTCGAATTATGTGTCTATTTCCGTCCATTTATCTCGTCGGTCAATcatatttccatttattttattaacatACATATATGTTGCCGTCGTTaatctatattaaaaaaaaattggagcaagtccaacctttttttttcaactagaggaaaaaaggcaattttttcacgtaaaacagaaaattgaaatgtgaAAAGATAGATTATTGTGGTGATCGTTCTCTTACAACAATTGAACTAGGGACCATTAGTGGCTATTCAAACCAAACTTTGGAACTCGCAAAAGAAGGGAAGGATTTATATGTAcggtgcgtatcaataaaaagtttacactttggaaaagccctgggaattgaaaaatgtagaatatgggaataatttttttcacatacattcttaggtttgggtctcaattataaaatgaaagtaaCATTTTGACAGTATAGTTCACTTGACTGAGCGCTGccaatttttgtaaagctcgctgATCTGCttattttcacgctgtgtcagaGGAAAATAAGGCGCCAACAAACTGACCTTGTGGTACATTTTCcatgcatttcttttgtatttttagcgtattgaaaaaaaacagatacatttcaacattttgtaacaactttgccaccgaaattaacattttaacccGAGGTAAGCacaacatttactttttttgccagctggatctgaggataTAACTGAAGGCAAAGTTTTTTTCAGACACCTCAGCATTCTTTCACTAAGTTTGTATCATTTAAAGCATGTACAGTGGGaccacatttcatatttcatttaatacttgtttatcCTCACTATTCTTAACAAAACTAAAAATCAAGCCAAAGCCATTTCATGTGAACCACAGCTCTGTGTAAAGCAGATATCAAGATGTCCTcggtacagtggcgtaacaggcggggcgcagggggggcaagctgccccccctggcggagctcaccgggaaaattaaaaaaaacgggaaaagacaaaaaggggggaagaaagggaaagggaaaggaaagaaaaaagaggaaagaggaaaggaaaagggaaaagaaaactaagaaaaaacataaaaaaaggaaaacggaaagataacgggaaaaggaaggaaaaaagaacaagtgagaaagaagaaTTCGCcgcgatatacaaatacattagcatgattagtaagacagggaaataaattgaagatgacaaaaaggcaaacaaaagcgggaaataaaggcagaatggaattagccaaaatctaaattggaaaataaagaatagggacaagataacgtacactaccgggctgccgaggattgagataacgagcgggaagaaaaatggatggtatatagcataatgtcgtatgaaagtctatcataaacttgctaaatctctaaaggctctgtccaagagtcaagaccccgtgcagtgggggctcttcatctgtaacctttaatgggttctataacgggcccctatatggacccttcctgcattaagctttacgttgaaggactggcgtaccggggggtggttccacagccaaggggaaataaaagaaaataaaggaggcagcgaaatgagatgaatgaaaaaaaagtatgacatgatatttgctataatgatgtaaaaatctatcacataattagaatttcattttaacaggccatttttttctggct
Proteins encoded in this window:
- the LOC129258676 gene encoding uncharacterized protein LOC129258676; this encodes MATESTTTDKPNTTEVLGVEDTTAAPTTSLPYTESAHTTYIPGSSAMATESMTTDKPTTEVLGVEDTTTAPTTSLPYTECSHTNTQCQQGWDIFGRKCYMYVSMDENWKWHSDNCKNNYSATMLVIESSEENDFIRHAYGDNRRDIWLGCFQQTNLTYWFCPKTGAKWFDTRDTMDTGYWSKSSLLFHPDRMNLKHDVHTTETYQRL